From one Triticum urartu cultivar G1812 chromosome 3, Tu2.1, whole genome shotgun sequence genomic stretch:
- the LOC125545966 gene encoding disease resistance protein RGA2-like translates to MAEAGAMIASAVGNRVAIKLGELVNDEIALLWGFRDEVEGLEEKMKDLEAVMRDADNKLRRGEEDGEAVGRWLTKFKSVAYDVEDVLDDLDANELVGKTQSKIKLFFSRNNQLLQRMTMAHHMKSVREKVDKIEKEGHRVLNLVGHENRRATRPLAEGSRNKETFAASMKTGIVGREADMEKIISVLLRSEANEDISVVPIVGLGGIGKSTLAESILADKRVNVFDVQVWVHVSKHFDLHQIGSAILKRINSSINLDNCTLQFLHDSLRNELATKRYLIVLDDLWEEDGNKLEELKRMLQYGCKGSRIIVTTRNQSIVAKMSTGILANRRVILPVPESYQIKLDILSTDNCWDVMKQRVFEPDDDQSGLEDIGRQIAAKCGGLPLVANALGEVMSELRTIKAWEDIRDTKIKLGSRDQKDTLECLMLSYYYMKLEFKMCFTYMVAFPNGFIVDSDRLIQQWVALGYIRAEDDGERCINYLLGMSFLQISWSSSVSPGSMHAKAPRELTMHDLVHDLASIIAADEFLVLDASSPEPRTWNRARYCRHAQLINYQNQSMVFRDLPAKVRSLHCRDSKKQQLPRTAFSRSKHIRVLDLNGPSVRGQSTPSNFELSNVVLPSSIHQSKLLRYLDATSLPITSLPKYFHTLQYMQTLILSKCSLETLPGNISSLHKLCYLDLSGNISLNKLPVSLGKLTKLSFLNLLGCSMLQGLPESICELTCLRHLDMSECNAIQNLPDKFGSLPKLIFLNLSGCSKLTKLPDNVRLESLEHLNLSNCHELENLPKDFGNLQKLVFLNLSDCYKVSVLPESFCQLIHLKDLDLSDCHGLSELPGCFGNLSELGTLNLTSCSKLQLLPVSFCKLIKLRHLNLSYCMRLQQLPSSLGDLELQSLDISSASSLRVLPDSISNITSLTQLEVTSARPRVFDKVQNIKRDRNLGLAVHTVHQIENKGFSSIVELAQLSCRELHVVQLQNVRNPEDAGRTKLRDKSDLRCLMLGWGNQGEEDRSVLEKLVPPRTLEQFMLNGYMSKDFPDWMSQISSYLPCITYLRLSDLGTCDTLPPFGQLPNLRSLFMQNIPNIRKIGREFYREDKMCTKLRRIQLKSMGNLVEWWTTRSGEENEEFLIPNLHRVDLIDCPKLKFLPYPPRCMLWFLKNSDEVLPQGGFGSISSSTLPFSLTILSCNFSQDKWNSLHHLPTLEIFEVQSCSGLRALPEAIRSFTSLRVLYLWSLKDLQLLPEWFGHLTCLEKISIRDCPVVTYLPESMKNLTTLRELWLQECKGLEILPEWLGQLISLQEFNINCCPKLTTLPKSIRNLTALKELYIWDCPSLVERCKGEDADMISHIREVTLHKTREEEELGSTPEDAGEEVKRRILVD, encoded by the exons ATGGCCGAGGCTGGGGCGATGATTGCGAGTGCCGTGGGGAATCGAGTCGCCATCAAGCTCGGCGAACTCGTCAATGACGAGATCGCTCTGTTGTGGGGCTTCCGAGACGAAGTGGAAGGTCTGGAGGAGAAGATGAAAGATCTGGAGGCTGTGATGCGTGATGCCGACAATAAGCTGCGCCGAGGAGAAGAAGATGGAGAAGCAGTTGGGCGGTGGCTCACTAAATTTAAGTCCGTCGCCTATGACGTTGAGGACGTGCTGGACGATTTGGATGCCAACGAGCTCGTCGGGAAAACCCAATCGAAG ATCAAGTTATTCTTTTCCCGGAATAATCAACTCCTCCAACGGATGACCATGGCCCACCATATGAAGAGCGTGAGGGAGAAAGTAGACAAAATTGAAAAGGAGGGCCACCGGGTACTCAATCTTGTGGGTCATGAAAACCGGAGGGCCACTAGGCCACTGGCAGAAGGGAGCAGAAACAAAGAAACTTTTGCAGCCAGCATGAAAACTGGAATAGTGGGTAGGGAAGCCGACATGGAGAAAATAATCAGTGTGCTGTTGAGAAGTGAAGCAAATGAGGATATCTCTGTCGTTCCAATTGTTGGGCTTGGTGGTATAGGGAAGTCAACATTGGCAGAATCAATTTTGGCAGATAAGAGGGTCAATGTCTTCGACGTCCAAGTCTGGGTTCATGTGTCTAAGCATTTTGATTTGCACCAAATTGGCAGTGCCATCCTGAAAAGAATAAATAGCAGTATCAATCTTGATAATTGTACTTTGCAGTTTCTACATGATAGTTTGAGAAATGAACTTGCTACCAAAAGATACTTGATTGTTCTGGATGATCTCTGGGAAGAAGATGGAAATAAACTGGAAGAGTTGAAGCGGATGTTACAATATGGCTGCAAGGGTAGCAGGATTATAGTTACCACCCGTAACCAAAGTATAGTGGCAAAAATGAGCACCGGTATTTTGGCAAATCGGAGGGTAATTCTCCCCGTGCCAGAGTCTTACCAAATCAAGTTGGATATTTTATCAACTGATAACTGCTGGGATGTAATGAAACAAAGGGTATTTGAGCCTGATGATGACCAAAGTGGCTTGGAAGATATTGGAAGGCAAATTGCAGCAAAGTGTGGGGGATTACCACTTGTGGCGAATGCTCTTGGGGAAGTGATGTCCGAGTTAAGGACAATCAAGGCATGGGAAGATATTAGAGATACAAAAATTAAGTTGGGTTCAAGAGACCAAAAGGACACATTAGAATGCCTCATGCTGAGCTATTACTACATGAAGCTGGAATTCAAAATGTGCTTCACATATATGGTGGCCTTCCCTAATGGCTTCATTGTGGACAGTGATCGTCTAATCCAACAGTGGGTCGCTCTTGGATACATTCGTGCTGAGGATGATGGTGAAAGGTGTATCAACTACCTTCTCGGGATGTCTTTTCTTCAGATTTCATGGTCATCCTCA GTTAGTCCAGGCTCAATGCATGCCAAAGCTCCTCGGGAGCTCACCATGCATGATTTGGTGCATGATCTTGCATCAATAATTGCTGCAGATGAATTTCTTGTTCTGGATGCTAGTTCTCCTGAACCAAGGACTTGGAACAGAGCTCGCTATTGCCGACATGCACAACTGATCAACTACCAGAATCAATCCATGGTTTTTAGAGATTTGCCTGCTAAAGTTAGATCCCTTCATTGTAGGGATTCAAAAAAACAGCAACTTCCTCGAACGGCATTTTCTCGATCCAAGCACATACGTGTCTTGGACTTAAATGGGCCTTCAGTTAGAGGGCAATCTACTCCAAGCAACTTCGAGCTAAGTAACGTAGTGCTGCCATCTTCCATTCATCAATCGAAGCTACTTAGGTACCTCGATGCCACGTCCTTGCCAATTACATCCCTTCCAAAGTATTTCCACACACTTCAATACATGCAAACTCTAATTTTATCCAAATGCTCACTGGAAACCTTGCCTGGCAATATCTCTAGCCTACACAAACTTTGTTATTTGGACCTATCTGGTAATATCAGCCTTAATAAGCTACCTGTGTCCTTGGGGAAGCTCACTAAACTTTCTTTCCTCAACTTACTGGGGTGTTCCATGCTCCAGGGATTGCCTGAATCCATTTGTGAGCTGACATGCTTACGACACCTCGACATGTCAGAATGCAATGCCATTCAAAATCTCCCTGATAAATTTGGTAGCCTTCCAAAACTCATATTCCTAAACTTGTCAGGTTGTTCCAAGCTGACCAAACTACCTGACAATGTTAGACTTGAGTCTTTAGAGCATCTAAACCTATCAAATTGTCATGAACTAGAAAACCTGCCAAAAGATTTTGGAAACCTCCAAAAGCTTGTGTTCTTGAACCTTTCTGATTGCTACAAGGTTTCGGTGCTCCCAGAATCATTTTGCCAGCTTATTCATTTGAAAGACCTAGATCTTTCAGACTGCCATGGCCTTAGTGAACTCCCTGGATGCTTTGGTAACCTTTCTGAGCTTGGCACTTTGAACCTAACAAGTTGTAGTAAGCTGCAACTACTGCCTGTGTCATTCTGCAAGTTGATAAAGTTGAGGCATCTCAATCTGTCATACTGTATGAGGCTCCAACAGCTCCCATCCTCATTAGGCGACCTTGAGCTTCAATCAttggacatctcttctgcttcatCTCTCCGTGTCTTGCCGGATAGCATCAGTAACATCACTAGTCTCACTCAACTTGAGGTCACGTCAGCACGACCTCGAGTGTTTGACAAGGTTCAAAACATTAAAAGGGATCGAAATTTGGGGTTAGCTGTTCATACTGTACACCAGATAGAAAATAAAGGATTTAGCAGTATAGTGGAGCTTGCACAATTGAGTTGTCGTGAGTTGCATGTTGTACAGCTTCAGAATGTTAGGAATCCAGAAGATGCAGGGAGAACCAAGCTGCGTGATAAATCGGATCTTCGCTGTCTAATGCTTGGCTGGGGGAACCAAGGAGAGGAGGATAGATCTGTGCTGGAGAAGCTCGTACCTCCTCGAACTCTTGAACAATTTATGCTAAATGGGTATATGAGCAAGGACTTCCCTGACTGGATGTCTCAAATCTCCTCTTACCTCCCTTGTATCACCTACCTCAGGCTTTCTGATTTAGGAACATGTGATACTCTTCCTCCATTTGGGCAGCTGCCAAATTTAAGAAGTCTATTTATGCAGAACATTCCCAACATCAGAAAAATTGGCAGGGAATTCTATCGTGAGGACAAAATGTGTACGAAATTAAGAAGGATACAGTTGAAGTCAATGGGGAATTTGGTGGAATGGTGGACAACAAGGTCAGGTGAAGAAAATGAAGAGTTTTTAATCCCAAATTTGCATAGAGTGGATTTAATAGACTGCCCAAAATTGAAGTTTCTGCCATATCCCCCAAGATGTATGTTGTGGTTCTTAAAAAACAGTGATGAGGTATTGCCACAAGGCGGATTTGGGAGCATTTCCTCTTCCACTCTTCCTTTTTCTCTCACAATACTAAGCTGCAATTTTTCGCAAGACAAGTGGAATAGTCTTCATCACCTGCCCACCCTTGAGATATTTGAAGTTCAGTCCTGCAGCGGCCTGAGGGCCTTGCCGGAGGCCATTCGATCCTTCACCTCTCTAAGAGTACTGTATTTGTGGTCATTGAAGGACCTGCAGTTGCTGCCAGAATGGTTTGGGCACCTTACTTGTCTAGAAAAAATTAGCATCCGAGATTGTCCAGTAGTAACATATTTGCCAGAAAGCATGAAGAATCTTACCACTCTCAGAGAACTATGGCTTCAGGAGTGCAAAGGCCTGGAGATATTGCCGGAATGGCTGGGACAGCTCATTTCCCTGCAAGAATTTAACATCAACTGTTGCCCCAAGCTGACAACTTTGCCTAAAAGCATAAGGAACCTTACCGCCTTGAAGGAACTCTACATTTGGGACTGTCCAAGTCTGGTTGAGAGGTGCAAAGGGGAGGATGCCGATATGATTTCTCATATCCGGGAAGTCACATTACACAAAACTAGAG AGGAAGAAGAGCTGGGGTCGACTCCTGAAGATGCGGGAGAGGAAGTGAAGCGCCGTATACTGGTCGATTAG
- the LOC125545967 gene encoding uncharacterized protein LOC125545967 has translation MAGNGSAPAAVTAGELAAVLQAMDEKYSALLEAISKQATRSKSDVEMKEEIHPLQMPHVKLEGPESYVSWAEHAETILVSSKLEGYILGTVEKPEEGGSKEGQKWRMTNALVRAWLLSSVSSQIAKQVERIKDASEIWRLLKGTYSGVGNEMLACKIQKELQELSQGERTVVEYVSELKRLWSDLDYYDPVEMECGKCAEEYNKWTERRRVRHFLNGLHPRFENRRAALYGSGKLPSLEHAISAIVSEETRLKLEAVGSVGQGVSQKRSAFLATEQRVEISPHEKKCFECGQPGHLKVACPQLTGGGRGRGQDWRGRGRGRFSNARGGGRGRGVYPSGRANTCTVVEMTADELEKWHQFFKNLSLGDGRSSEAHAPSSSANFSGTWDWKKDWDGEHA, from the exons ATGGCTGGCAATGGTAGTGCTCCAGCGGCAGTTACTGCTGGTGAGCTTGCTGCTGTATTGCAGGCAATGGACGAAAAGTATAGTGCTCTATTGGAAGCAATCAGCAAACAAGCCACCCGCTCAAAATCAGATGTTGAGATGAAGGAAGAAATACACCCTCTGCAGATGCCACATGTAAAGTTAGAGGGTCCAGAGAGCTATGTCAGCTGGGCTGAGCATGCTGAAACCATCTTAGTTTCAAGCAAATTGGAAGGGTACATTCTTGGGACAGTAGAGAAACCTGAGGAAGGAGGTTCAAAAGAAGGCCAAAAATGGAGGATGACCAATGCACTGGTTAGGGCGTGGCTGTTGAGCTCAGTCTCATCTCAAATTGCAAAACAAGTGGAGAGGATTAAGGATGCCTCGGAAATTTGGAGGCTCCTGAAGGGAACATATTCAGGAGTGGGAAATGAGATGTTAGCATGTAAGATTCAGAAGGAATTGCAGGAGCTGAGCCAAGGAGAAAGGACTGTTGTGGAGTATGTGTCGGAACTAAAAAGATTGTGGAGTGACCTTGACTACTACGATCCTGTTGAGATGGAATGTGGTAAGTGTGCTGAGGAATATAATAAGTGGACTGAGAGGAGACGTGTGAGGCACTTCTTAAATGGCCTTCATCCCAGGTTTGAGAATCGAAGAGCAGCGCTTTATGGAAGTGGGAAGCTGCCAAGTCTTGAGCATGCAATTTCTGCAATTGTAAGTGAAGAAACGCGGTTGAAACTGGAGGCAGTGGGTTCAGTTGGACAGGGCGTGTCACAAAAACGCTCAGCATTTCTCGCTACGGAGCAGAGAGTTGAAATAAGCCCTCATGAAAAAAAGTGCTTTGAGTGTGGCCAACCGGGACACCTAAAGGTAGCATGTCCACAGTTGACTGGGGGAGGCCGTGGTAGAGGCCAGGATTGGCGTGGTAGAGGTCGTGGTCGTTTTTCTAATGCACGCGGTGGTGGCCGTGGAAGAGGTGTGTATCCATCAGGAAGGGCGAACACATGCACTGTCGTTGAGATGACTGCAGATGAGTTAGAGAAGTGGCATCAATTTTTCAAGAATTTGAGTCTTGGAGACGGACGGTCTTCAGAGGCACATGCACCATCTTCATCAGCAAACTTCTCTG GAACTTGGGACTGGAAGAAAGATTGGGATGGGGAGCATGCGTGA